A single region of the Triticum dicoccoides isolate Atlit2015 ecotype Zavitan chromosome 2B, WEW_v2.0, whole genome shotgun sequence genome encodes:
- the LOC119365904 gene encoding cytochrome P450 84A1-like: protein MVGLAKIAMDWLQEPLSWLFVASFVFVVLQRHRQRLRGKAPPLPPGPSPLPIVGNMFMMDQLTHRGLAALARQYGGILHLRLGQVHAVVLSTPEYAQEVLQAQDVAFSNRPATVAAIYLTYDRADMAFAHYGPFWRQMRKLCVMKLFSRRRAGTWLAVRDESAALVRAVARRSGESVNLGELIFNLTKNVTFRAAFGADAAGDAGKRDEFIAIMQEFSQLFGGSSIGDFIPWLGWADQGLNVRARTARAALDEFIDKIIDEHMRRGKNPDDVDADMVDDMLAFLPEAKPKKDAGDDLQNSLHLTRDNIKAMIMDVMFGGTETVASGIEWAMTEMMHSPDDLRRLQQELADVVGLDRNVDESDLDKLPFLKCVIKETLRLHPPIPILHHENAEDCVVGGYSVPWGSSVMINVFAIGRDAKVWKDADTFRPSRFMTGEGEAARVDFKGSCFEFLPFGSGRRSCPGMALGIYSLEFAVAQLAHGFSWALPDGMKPSELDMTDIFGLTAPRATRLCAVPTPRLTYPLISDVDATHKA from the exons ATGGTGGGCTTGGCCAAGATCGCCATGGACTGGCTCCAAGAGCCACTGAGCTGGCTCTTCGTAGCCTCGTTCGTCTTCGTGGTGCTGCAGCGGCATCGGCAGCGGCTGCGTGGCAAGGCGCCACCGCTGCCTCCGGGGCCGTCTCCGCTGCCGATCGTCGGCAACATGTTTATGATGGATCAGCTGACCCACCGGGGCCTGGCGGCTCTGGCTAGGCAGTACGGCGGCATTCTCCACCTCCGCCTCGGCCAGGTCCACGCCGTCGTCCTGTCGACGCCGGAGTACGCCCAGGAGGTGCTGCAGGCGCAGGACGTCGCCTTCTCGAACCGGCCAGCTACCGTCGCCGCCATCTACCTCACCTACGACCGCGCCGACATGGCGTTCGCGCACTACGGGCCCTTCTGGCGCCAGATGCGCAAGCTGTGCGTGATGAAGCTCTTCAGCCGGCGCCGTGCGGGGACCTGGCTCGCCGTGCGCGACGAGTCCGCCGCGCTCGTCCGCGCCGTGGCCCGGCGGAGCGGCGAGTCCGTGAACCTCGGAGAGCTCATCTTCAACCTCACCAAGAACGTCACCTTCCGCGCCGCGTTCGGCGCTGACGCCGCCGGCGACGCCGGGAAACGGGACGAGTTCATCGCCATCATGCAGGAGTTCTCCCAGCTTTTCGGCGGGTCCAGCATCGGCGACTTTATCCCGTGGCTCGGCTGGGCGGACCAGGGCCTCAACGTGCGCGCCCGCACCGCGCGCGCCGCCCTGGACGAGTTCATCGACAAGATCATCGACGAGCACATGAGGAGAGGCAAGAACCCCGACGACGTGGACGCCGACATGGTGGACGACATGCTCGCGTTCCTCCCTGAGGCGAAGCCGAAGAAGGACGCTGGCGACGACCTGCAGAACTCGCTCCACCTCACCCGTGACAACATCAAGGCCATGATCATG GACGTGATGTTTGGTGGCACGGAGACGGTGGCATCGGGGATCGAGTGGGCAATGACGGAGATGATGCACAGCCCCGACGACCTCCGTCGGCTGCAGCAGGAGCTCGCCGATGTGGTGGGTCTCGACCGGAACGTGGACGAGTCGGACCTCGACAAGCTCCCCTTCCTCAAGTGCGTAATCAAAGAGACGCTCCGGCTACACCCGCCCATCCCGATTCTGCACCATGAGAACGCCGAGGACTGTGTCGTCGGCGGCTATTCAGTGCCCTGGGGATCCAGTGTCATGATCAACGTATTCGCCATTGGCCGCGACGCCAAGGTGTGGAAGGACGCCGACACATTCCGACCGTCGAGGTTTATGACGGGGGAAGGGGAGGCCGCAAGGGTCGACTTCAAGGGCAGCTGTTTTGAGTTCCTGCCCTTCGGGTCCGGCCGCCGCTCATGCCCGGGGATGGCGCTTGGCATCTACTCACTGGAATTTGCTGTCGCGCAGCTCGCCCACGGGTTCAGCTGGGCGCTGCCCGACGGCATGAAGCCGTCGGAGCTCGACATGACCGACATCTTCGGCCTCACTGCGCCGCGCGCCACCAGGCTCTGCGCCGTGCCCACGCCCCGGCTTACTTACCCTTTGATCTCTGATGTTGATGCCACGCACAAGGCGTGA